One stretch of Methanobacterium aggregans DNA includes these proteins:
- a CDS encoding CBS domain-containing protein — translation MKIEDVMNDKVVVVGENEYVEHARKLMLKNGFSRIIVVDGEEKPIGMVTEKDLTRKMRGKGPKWKMRPIDKISIRRVMSPDPVTVKPGDDIRDAVEIMIKHDISSIPVVDDEGLVGLVTKTDIMNFYSEKFQGKWKVSKLMTPEVITVNENHSIAHVIGVMEENNIGKVVVIRDNEPVGIITPENISFAHVEDPETGMKVEKIYFLRNSEDGKSKKNFRMVSMLTAGDIMKNHLIKISEDEDAAKAADIMAKEDIGGVPVVNGDILTGIITKTDIIRGIQ, via the coding sequence ATGAAAATTGAAGACGTAATGAACGATAAAGTGGTTGTTGTCGGTGAAAACGAGTATGTGGAACATGCAAGAAAACTCATGCTCAAAAATGGATTCAGCAGAATAATCGTTGTTGACGGGGAAGAAAAACCAATTGGAATGGTCACAGAAAAAGATTTAACCCGAAAAATGAGGGGTAAAGGTCCAAAATGGAAAATGAGGCCAATAGACAAAATATCCATAAGAAGGGTTATGAGTCCGGACCCAGTGACAGTGAAACCTGGTGATGACATTAGAGATGCCGTTGAAATCATGATAAAACACGATATAAGTTCCATTCCAGTTGTGGATGATGAGGGACTTGTAGGCCTCGTCACGAAAACAGACATCATGAACTTCTACAGTGAAAAATTCCAGGGCAAATGGAAGGTTTCAAAATTAATGACCCCTGAAGTCATAACCGTAAATGAAAATCACAGCATAGCTCATGTTATAGGTGTAATGGAAGAAAATAATATAGGGAAAGTTGTTGTAATTCGTGACAATGAACCTGTTGGAATTATAACTCCTGAAAATATTTCATTTGCACACGTGGAGGATCCTGAAACCGGCATGAAAGTTGAAAAGATATACTTCCTGAGAAATTCAGAGGATGGGAAAAGTAAGAAAAACTTTAGAATGGTTTCAATGCTGACAGCAGGGGACATAATGAAAAATCATCTGATAAAAATTTCTGAAGATGAAGATGCAGCCAAAGCTGCAGATATAATGGCCAAAGAAGATATAGGTGGTGTTCCAGTTGTGAATGGGGATATTCTTACAGGAATAATCACTAAAACGGATATAATCAGGGGAATACAGTGA
- a CDS encoding 6-carboxytetrahydropterin synthase, with amino-acid sequence MKIVINGIHANLRFSAAHIIPKHESCGVIHGHSYIVDVVVEGERSGEFGFVVDFKKVKSIVRGICKKLDHKVLIPLKNSEMDFKSTEGSVEFSIGSKEYKLPAEDCCLLDLPSTSAEDLSEYFAEELYSELKALNGEISSVQICVNEGIGQGAYFTKNRD; translated from the coding sequence ATGAAAATAGTTATAAATGGAATACATGCTAATTTAAGGTTCTCAGCAGCCCATATTATACCAAAACATGAATCATGTGGAGTTATACACGGCCACTCATACATAGTTGACGTTGTTGTTGAGGGAGAACGATCCGGTGAATTCGGATTCGTTGTTGACTTCAAAAAGGTCAAGTCAATAGTCAGGGGCATATGCAAAAAACTCGATCACAAAGTTTTAATACCGCTAAAAAACTCTGAAATGGATTTTAAAAGTACTGAAGGATCTGTTGAGTTTTCAATAGGTTCTAAGGAATACAAATTACCTGCTGAAGACTGCTGTCTTCTGGATCTTCCATCCACATCTGCAGAGGATCTTTCAGAATATTTTGCAGAGGAACTCTACAGTGAGCTGAAGGCCTTAAACGGTGAAATATCCAGCGTTCAGATATGTGTGAATGAAGGAATAGGCCAAGGGGCTTACTTCACAAAAAACAGGGATTAA
- a CDS encoding PPC domain-containing DNA-binding protein, whose product MIVSRLRPGEDLKKGIENIASEGNLKSGVLLCIVGSLNKAVLRMSNENKMVLDGPFEIVSAEGTVSPDGIHVHLAVSDHEGRVFGGHLMKGCEIYTTAEICILKVPKTLKRIFDSETGYKELLID is encoded by the coding sequence ATGATAGTTTCAAGACTTAGACCCGGTGAAGACCTTAAAAAAGGCATAGAAAATATCGCATCAGAAGGGAATCTAAAATCTGGAGTGTTACTCTGCATAGTTGGAAGCCTGAACAAAGCAGTTTTAAGGATGTCCAATGAAAATAAGATGGTTTTAGACGGTCCATTTGAGATAGTCTCTGCTGAGGGAACAGTGTCTCCAGATGGGATCCACGTGCACCTTGCGGTTTCTGACCATGAAGGCAGAGTTTTTGGCGGACACCTCATGAAAGGCTGTGAGATATACACAACAGCTGAAATATGCATATTAAAAGTCCCTAAAACATTGAAAAGAATTTTTGACTCTGAAACAGGATACAAGGAACTTTTAATCGATTAA
- the pheA gene encoding prephenate dehydratase, translating into MGFFGPSGTFTEKAASRLGGELLGFESILEVLEAVEKGKVHAGVVPIENSIEGPVCVTLDLLVHEYDLKIRNEITIPISHNLLLNPEAEIEDINVIYSHIQALSQCRKFTESLGVDVHTAPSTSAAAKLVVGEKNAGAIGTEKAAEIYGLKIAARNIQDYPNNVTRFVVVALEDSPRTGNDKTSLVFSMLEDKPGGLHHVLGEFARRNINLTKIESRPSKEKLGSYLFFVDFEGHRSDPEIENVLNIIRSNVGYIKILGSYPAQGDD; encoded by the coding sequence ATAGGATTTTTCGGACCTTCCGGAACCTTCACAGAGAAGGCTGCATCAAGACTTGGTGGGGAACTCCTTGGTTTTGAATCCATACTCGAGGTTCTTGAGGCAGTTGAAAAAGGCAAGGTGCACGCTGGAGTTGTGCCCATTGAAAATTCTATAGAGGGCCCAGTCTGTGTGACACTGGATCTTCTGGTCCATGAATACGACCTGAAGATAAGGAATGAAATAACAATTCCCATAAGTCACAACCTCCTTTTAAATCCTGAAGCAGAAATTGAGGATATCAACGTTATATATTCCCATATACAGGCTCTTTCACAGTGCAGAAAGTTCACGGAAAGTTTGGGTGTTGATGTGCACACAGCACCCAGCACATCGGCAGCTGCAAAACTCGTTGTTGGAGAAAAAAATGCAGGGGCAATTGGAACAGAAAAAGCTGCAGAAATTTATGGTTTGAAAATTGCAGCCAGAAACATTCAGGATTATCCAAACAACGTCACAAGATTTGTTGTTGTTGCACTGGAGGACAGCCCAAGAACTGGAAATGATAAAACATCCCTAGTCTTTTCAATGCTGGAGGATAAACCTGGTGGACTCCACCATGTGCTTGGAGAATTTGCAAGGAGAAACATAAACCTCACAAAAATTGAGTCAAGACCCTCCAAGGAAAAACTCGGCAGTTACCTCTTCTTTGTGGATTTTGAGGGTCACAGAAGCGACCCTGAGATCGAGAATGTTTTAAATATCATAAGATCCAATGTAGGATATATAAAAATTTTGGGTTCATATCCTGCACAAGGAGATGATTGA
- a CDS encoding CBS domain-containing protein, with amino-acid sequence MSKVEDVMTSDPVTVSIEAYATQVRSIFKEGWFRSVPVVSGNHLEGMITRGGMMNVSSTKSNLEARGIMEQPRVVATPEMDITELSHNLIKSNTLQAPVVESTGSMELVGIITVGDLIKKFLYNGEDPKGTIQDVIQRKVVTCNYDDPISAVWNKMLETGFSGLPVMKKGKIIGIMTRKDIIDSGHFMWSKSGETRSIRVERVMKTPPIVATLDTGIKEAAELIVEHDIGRIPIVENPVYIKKEPKRAKEADLVGIVSREDILCSYLN; translated from the coding sequence TTGAGCAAAGTTGAAGATGTAATGACATCTGATCCTGTAACTGTTTCAATTGAGGCCTATGCAACCCAAGTAAGATCAATATTTAAAGAGGGATGGTTTCGTTCAGTACCTGTTGTTTCAGGGAACCATCTTGAGGGAATGATAACAAGGGGGGGTATGATGAATGTATCCTCAACCAAATCAAACCTGGAAGCCCGGGGAATAATGGAACAACCAAGAGTTGTTGCAACACCTGAAATGGACATAACTGAACTGAGTCATAATTTAATAAAATCCAACACATTACAGGCCCCAGTTGTTGAATCAACGGGAAGTATGGAGCTTGTGGGAATTATAACTGTTGGAGATTTAATTAAAAAATTCCTTTATAACGGTGAAGATCCCAAAGGCACGATTCAAGACGTAATTCAAAGAAAGGTTGTCACATGTAACTACGATGATCCAATATCTGCTGTCTGGAACAAGATGCTTGAAACAGGGTTTTCAGGACTTCCAGTTATGAAGAAGGGAAAGATCATAGGTATAATGACACGTAAAGACATAATAGATTCTGGGCATTTTATGTGGAGTAAATCCGGTGAAACCAGATCCATTCGTGTTGAGAGGGTCATGAAAACACCCCCAATCGTTGCAACACTAGACACTGGAATCAAGGAAGCAGCAGAGCTCATTGTTGAACACGACATAGGTCGTATTCCAATAGTTGAAAATCCAGTGTACATTAAAAAAGAACCAAAAAGAGCAAAAGAAGCAGATTTAGTCGGCATAGTTTCAAGAGAAGATATATTATGCTCATACCTGAACTGA
- a CDS encoding DNA polymerase subunit beta, with translation MRARPRDFIHTTDDLFFATTTYLHPEDRILSFLRYIPDPKGERSLNGTRYSKVDSKQAYEFLSQNFPDYLFDCDITKVQMMGVPIEKVETILHPEDRLKGIMNVEYPDELLKKVQKVAETFHKHAGIPYDKMGISGSTLPGLYNPEKSDVDFVVYGLQNHRKAMHAFEEIKKDDNGALKGIGPDYWRRLYEKRIKDGSLSYEEFMWYENRKNNRGVVDGSLFDILATRDWDEIHGSYADTTFEPMGTLEVECTVKDALAAFDNPSVYEVEDVKILDGPDVPLDEVASFTHTYAGQAVEGERILARGKLEMFTGPRSGYRIVVGTTRESIGEYIKLKELKL, from the coding sequence ATGAGAGCCAGACCCAGAGATTTTATACACACCACGGACGATCTTTTCTTTGCAACAACAACTTATCTCCACCCTGAAGACAGGATTCTCTCATTTTTAAGGTATATTCCTGATCCAAAAGGTGAGAGGTCATTGAATGGCACAAGATACTCTAAGGTTGATTCAAAGCAAGCCTATGAATTTTTAAGCCAGAATTTTCCAGATTACCTCTTTGACTGTGATATAACGAAGGTTCAGATGATGGGAGTGCCCATTGAGAAGGTGGAAACTATTTTACACCCTGAAGATCGTCTTAAAGGGATAATGAATGTTGAATATCCTGATGAACTTCTTAAGAAAGTTCAAAAAGTTGCAGAAACATTCCACAAACATGCAGGAATCCCATATGATAAAATGGGAATATCAGGGTCAACCCTCCCAGGATTGTACAATCCAGAAAAGTCAGATGTGGATTTCGTTGTTTATGGGCTTCAAAATCACAGGAAAGCTATGCATGCATTTGAAGAAATAAAAAAAGACGATAATGGTGCTTTGAAGGGGATTGGTCCGGATTACTGGAGGAGACTTTACGAGAAGAGGATAAAAGATGGTTCCCTGAGTTACGAAGAGTTCATGTGGTACGAGAACCGTAAAAACAACAGGGGAGTTGTTGATGGAAGTCTCTTCGACATCCTTGCAACCCGTGACTGGGATGAGATCCATGGAAGTTACGCAGACACCACATTCGAGCCCATGGGAACCCTGGAAGTTGAGTGTACAGTGAAGGATGCTCTTGCTGCCTTTGATAATCCCTCAGTTTATGAAGTGGAAGATGTGAAGATTTTGGACGGTCCAGATGTGCCCCTGGATGAGGTGGCTTCATTCACACACACCTACGCAGGCCAGGCAGTTGAAGGGGAACGGATCCTTGCCCGAGGAAAACTTGAAATGTTCACAGGTCCAAGAAGTGGGTACAGAATCGTTGTGGGAACTACCAGGGAATCCATTGGAGAGTACATCAAATTGAAGGAATTGAAGCTGTGA
- a CDS encoding RNA ligase translates to MEINIGKKNSHKIFFFKCPSCGLSYSTTLPSFIKNELPELVDISSKKLEGAFKRGNLKFYDSQGVDSIQFRKRIGKIESGAMICFGDKIEVIRGFPKIRRTLMLNPSLKDHFSDEVAVEEKMNGYNVRIALINHKITAFTRGGYICPYTTKKAPELMDLTDFFRDNPETVICGEMVGTENPYVTHYYPEVGSLGFKIFDLREKVSNHPLTVDEKFETLEKYGLPPVKLLGVFDVEDAPEKVMNIVKKLGEADREGVVMKDPEMKITPLKYTSSKAHADELEYAFRYPFEFGRSFFFSRVIREGFQAYELDESEFELKQRAKRLGESILYPMLDVIKHVSRGDVASEDLVIHVDSYDDAADFVRHLRDLGVVATLLEFEDGKAVIRRIHQSTSDRITNYLRGGLY, encoded by the coding sequence ATGGAAATAAATATTGGGAAGAAAAATTCCCATAAAATCTTTTTTTTTAAATGTCCATCATGTGGACTTAGCTACAGCACTACCCTACCTTCTTTCATAAAAAATGAACTCCCAGAACTCGTTGATATAAGCTCAAAAAAATTAGAAGGGGCTTTCAAGAGGGGAAATCTGAAGTTCTACGATTCTCAGGGTGTGGACTCAATTCAATTCAGGAAGAGAATTGGAAAAATAGAATCCGGGGCCATGATCTGTTTTGGGGATAAAATAGAAGTAATAAGAGGGTTTCCGAAGATAAGAAGAACCTTAATGCTCAACCCATCGTTGAAGGATCATTTCTCTGATGAGGTAGCTGTTGAAGAAAAAATGAACGGCTACAATGTTAGAATAGCACTTATAAATCATAAAATAACTGCTTTTACTCGCGGGGGTTACATATGTCCCTACACAACAAAAAAGGCCCCTGAACTCATGGATCTTACTGATTTTTTCAGGGACAACCCTGAAACTGTGATATGCGGGGAGATGGTGGGAACTGAAAATCCATACGTAACCCACTACTACCCTGAGGTGGGAAGCCTGGGTTTCAAAATATTCGATCTCAGGGAAAAAGTTTCCAACCATCCCCTTACCGTAGATGAGAAGTTTGAAACCCTTGAAAAATATGGTCTGCCCCCTGTAAAACTCCTCGGTGTTTTTGATGTTGAAGATGCTCCAGAAAAGGTTATGAACATAGTTAAAAAACTTGGAGAAGCAGACAGGGAGGGTGTGGTCATGAAGGACCCTGAAATGAAGATAACTCCCCTGAAGTACACATCATCCAAGGCCCATGCTGATGAATTGGAGTACGCATTCAGGTATCCATTTGAATTTGGGAGATCCTTCTTCTTCAGCAGGGTTATAAGGGAAGGATTCCAGGCCTATGAATTAGATGAATCAGAATTTGAACTCAAACAAAGAGCTAAGAGACTTGGAGAATCCATACTCTACCCAATGCTGGATGTGATAAAACATGTTTCCAGGGGAGATGTGGCTTCAGAGGACCTTGTGATCCACGTGGACAGTTACGATGATGCTGCAGACTTCGTGAGGCACCTCAGGGATCTTGGAGTGGTTGCAACCCTCCTTGAATTTGAAGATGGGAAAGCAGTTATAAGAAGGATACATCAATCTACAAGTGACAGGATCACAAACTATCTCAGGGGTGGCTTATACTGA
- a CDS encoding CBS domain-containing protein, producing the protein MHVKDIMKEGAFLIDKDQNIQDALKLLKKHKISRLPVVNTNTEHVKELVGMVTEKDIATSLGSSKYGNMAPSHFHVSTVMTSNPITVESVKSIGNAAKTMIDNKIGGMPVVDNGEIVGMLTKTDFIEICQGKPFNNTLIEDKMKNDIVTISPTDRLVHARRCIIDKEIGRLPVVEENELQGIITAKDIANAMTSFRKVVPDKYKPARIRNLLVGDVMTQHVKTIAQDATLEDLSKLMLQENFSGVPVRGPENQLAGIITKTDLIEFIVELEEVH; encoded by the coding sequence ATGCATGTAAAAGATATAATGAAAGAAGGCGCTTTTCTTATAGACAAAGATCAAAACATCCAAGATGCACTAAAACTCCTGAAAAAACATAAAATATCACGGCTTCCAGTTGTAAACACAAACACAGAACATGTAAAAGAACTCGTGGGAATGGTAACGGAAAAAGACATAGCCACAAGTTTAGGATCATCAAAGTACGGAAATATGGCACCTTCACATTTCCATGTTTCAACTGTCATGACCTCAAACCCAATTACAGTTGAAAGTGTAAAAAGCATAGGAAACGCTGCAAAAACCATGATCGACAATAAAATTGGGGGAATGCCTGTTGTGGACAATGGTGAAATAGTGGGCATGCTCACAAAAACTGACTTCATAGAGATATGCCAGGGAAAACCCTTCAACAACACCCTGATTGAAGATAAGATGAAAAATGATATTGTGACCATCAGCCCCACTGACAGACTGGTACATGCAAGACGGTGCATAATAGATAAAGAGATAGGAAGACTGCCAGTTGTTGAGGAAAATGAACTACAGGGAATTATAACTGCAAAAGACATAGCAAATGCTATGACTTCCTTCAGAAAAGTTGTTCCAGACAAGTACAAACCTGCAAGAATAAGAAACCTCCTGGTTGGAGATGTAATGACCCAGCACGTTAAAACCATAGCCCAGGATGCCACACTCGAGGACCTTTCAAAGCTCATGCTCCAGGAGAACTTCAGTGGAGTGCCTGTTAGAGGCCCAGAAAACCAACTCGCAGGAATAATCACAAAAACGGATTTAATAGAATTCATAGTGGAACTTGAGGAGGTTCACTGA
- a CDS encoding homoserine dehydrogenase: MEKTVNIGLIGFGTIGSGVVETFNRNTPLIEDKVGKKVKLKRIVDLDVTTDRGVEVDPEALSTDVNDILEDPDIDIVIELMGGYQPALKFILQALENGKHVVTANKALLAKHWEEVISTAQENNVRVCFEASVGGGIPLLQPLNESLASNNIESVYGIINGTANYILTKMTEEGREFTDVLKEAQEKGYAEADPTFDVEGHDTAQKLIILTILGFGVYVKQERFHVEGITRITPDDIAFARDEMGCCIKLLAISKLVDGDLEVRVHPTLVPEEHLLSSVNSVFNGAYLIGDIVGPVMMYGQGAGMMPTASAVVGDCIDIVQNMEKPVAYGPKKTRVQSVKEMADVESKYYIRLTTADKPGVLHEISGIFRDYDISLGSVNQKQTSHAGMVQIFMVTHTALEKNMAAAAEKISQLESVESEPVFIRLL, from the coding sequence ATGGAAAAAACTGTGAATATTGGACTTATAGGTTTTGGAACCATTGGAAGTGGGGTTGTGGAAACCTTCAACAGGAACACTCCTCTAATCGAAGACAAGGTGGGTAAGAAGGTCAAGCTTAAAAGGATCGTTGATCTGGATGTGACCACTGACAGGGGTGTTGAAGTGGATCCTGAAGCCCTTTCAACTGATGTTAATGATATTCTGGAGGATCCTGATATAGACATAGTTATAGAACTCATGGGAGGCTATCAGCCTGCACTGAAATTTATACTCCAGGCCCTTGAAAATGGAAAACATGTGGTAACTGCCAACAAGGCCCTTCTTGCAAAGCACTGGGAAGAAGTGATCTCAACTGCCCAAGAAAATAATGTGAGGGTATGTTTTGAGGCAAGCGTGGGTGGTGGCATACCTCTTCTTCAGCCACTCAACGAAAGCCTGGCATCCAACAACATAGAATCAGTATATGGGATAATAAACGGTACAGCCAACTACATCCTGACCAAGATGACAGAAGAAGGACGTGAATTCACGGATGTTCTGAAAGAGGCGCAGGAAAAGGGATACGCAGAGGCAGATCCAACCTTCGATGTAGAGGGGCATGACACTGCCCAGAAGCTCATCATTTTGACCATACTTGGTTTTGGGGTTTACGTTAAACAGGAACGTTTCCATGTTGAGGGAATAACCCGTATAACCCCTGATGACATAGCTTTTGCCCGGGATGAAATGGGATGCTGTATCAAACTCCTTGCAATATCCAAACTCGTTGATGGAGATCTGGAAGTCCGTGTTCATCCGACCCTTGTACCTGAAGAGCATCTTCTTTCATCTGTTAATAGTGTTTTCAATGGGGCTTACCTCATTGGTGATATTGTGGGTCCTGTGATGATGTACGGGCAGGGTGCAGGCATGATGCCTACTGCAAGTGCAGTTGTAGGTGACTGCATAGACATAGTTCAGAACATGGAAAAGCCAGTTGCATACGGACCCAAGAAAACCCGGGTTCAGAGTGTTAAGGAGATGGCAGATGTTGAATCCAAGTACTACATCAGGCTTACCACTGCAGACAAGCCAGGAGTTCTTCATGAAATCTCTGGAATATTCCGTGACTACGATATAAGCCTGGGATCTGTGAATCAAAAACAGACATCCCATGCAGGGATGGTTCAGATTTTCATGGTAACCCACACCGCCCTTGAAAAAAACATGGCTGCTGCAGCCGAAAAGATCAGCCAGTTAGAGTCTGTTGAATCTGAACCTGTATTTATAAGGCTTTTATAG
- a CDS encoding 7-carboxy-7-deazaguanine synthase QueE has translation MKSRISEVFSSIQGEGTLIGRRQVFVRFSGCNLNCNYCDTSKSRNPLYGEEISTEELFKKVDGLLTPDFHSISFTGGEPLLHADFIKDFLKEHDFKSLIETNGSLPDELAKIVKLISYASVDIKLPEHEAYSNWEDLLDSEIKSIKLLSDEGINTYSKVVVMPSTSVDLVGSIASRIADGVEDTSKLSMVIQPVSPLELWANNTSKLFKFSEKAGEHLDVLTIPQVHKLLKVR, from the coding sequence ATGAAATCTCGTATAAGTGAGGTTTTCTCAAGTATTCAGGGTGAAGGAACACTAATAGGCCGAAGACAGGTTTTTGTAAGGTTCTCAGGATGCAACTTAAATTGCAACTACTGTGATACCTCTAAAAGCCGAAATCCCCTCTACGGTGAGGAAATTTCAACAGAAGAACTATTTAAAAAAGTAGATGGATTGTTAACCCCTGATTTTCATTCCATATCATTTACAGGCGGAGAGCCATTGTTGCATGCAGATTTTATAAAAGATTTTCTCAAAGAACATGATTTCAAATCTTTAATAGAAACCAATGGCTCCTTACCTGATGAATTAGCTAAAATAGTTAAATTAATAAGTTATGCGTCTGTAGATATAAAATTACCAGAACATGAGGCTTATTCCAACTGGGAGGATCTCTTGGATTCGGAAATAAAATCCATAAAACTATTAAGCGATGAGGGGATAAATACATACAGTAAAGTTGTTGTGATGCCCTCAACCAGTGTTGATCTGGTGGGATCGATAGCCTCAAGGATAGCAGATGGGGTGGAAGACACCTCAAAACTGTCCATGGTTATCCAACCCGTAAGTCCGCTGGAATTATGGGCAAATAACACGTCAAAACTGTTCAAATTCTCTGAAAAGGCAGGGGAACATTTGGATGTTTTAACGATACCTCAAGTTCATAAGCTTCTAAAGGTGAGATAG
- a CDS encoding CBS domain-containing protein, protein MRRKETTNNNALRTMDRGDVEFETHTSEHEGDVMSIAKKTVVKAPQTATIKEAAEIMVKNKFRRLPITDPGTGKLLGMVTSMDILDFLGGGDKYRILEEKYEGNFLAAINESVKEIMTREVETISHKDSMANAVNKMIEKEVGALPVVDSNQKIVGIVSERDFVGLIAGVFTDELVEEFMTPDVITTTPGTRIEGASKIMVRNKLRRIPVVGEERKTPHPVTDKIVGIVTATDILGFLGKNSLFGRLVTNNAEDILNTTITEIMETKVVATTPNTRLGDLCSSMQLEGIGGLPVIQNHELVGIITESDILKAIKV, encoded by the coding sequence ATGAGAAGAAAAGAAACAACAAATAATAATGCATTAAGAACTATGGATCGGGGCGATGTGGAATTTGAGACACATACCTCAGAGCACGAAGGCGATGTAATGAGCATCGCAAAGAAAACGGTGGTTAAAGCACCCCAGACTGCCACCATAAAAGAAGCCGCTGAAATAATGGTTAAAAACAAGTTCAGAAGGCTTCCAATAACTGATCCAGGAACAGGCAAACTTCTTGGAATGGTAACCTCCATGGATATACTGGACTTTTTGGGAGGAGGCGACAAGTACAGAATACTGGAGGAGAAGTATGAGGGGAACTTCCTAGCAGCCATAAATGAATCTGTTAAGGAGATAATGACCCGAGAAGTTGAAACCATAAGCCATAAGGATTCTATGGCTAATGCAGTCAACAAGATGATTGAAAAAGAAGTAGGGGCACTTCCTGTTGTGGACTCCAACCAGAAGATAGTTGGAATTGTATCAGAAAGAGATTTTGTTGGTTTAATTGCAGGTGTGTTTACAGATGAGCTTGTTGAAGAGTTCATGACCCCTGATGTTATAACAACAACCCCCGGCACAAGGATTGAAGGTGCATCAAAAATAATGGTTCGAAACAAGCTTCGAAGAATTCCCGTTGTTGGGGAGGAGCGTAAAACACCCCACCCAGTAACTGATAAAATTGTGGGAATAGTAACAGCCACAGATATACTGGGATTCCTTGGAAAAAACAGCCTTTTCGGGAGATTGGTTACAAACAATGCAGAGGATATTTTAAACACAACAATAACTGAAATAATGGAAACCAAGGTGGTGGCAACAACTCCAAACACCAGACTTGGAGATCTCTGCAGTTCAATGCAGCTTGAAGGAATAGGAGGACTTCCAGTTATTCAAAACCATGAACTGGTGGGAATAATAACTGAAAGTGATATTCTAAAGGCTATAAAGGTATGA
- a CDS encoding DUF366 family protein → MKHLKLPDGTKYDGSQIEPMWAFRKFKVKDSSIVSWTGPVEIEPDNLIDYEDVGLEIKGGLMLNFIIEHFDCQPADMRLCYHRQRLFVTIVRDILGEIGIKTRREGDDIYVGDGKLSISIATGSLSSMKIHFALNITTSGTPEAVETAGLLECDAGLKREDVQDIADEICRIYMDEISSIESDITKTRVF, encoded by the coding sequence ATGAAGCACCTGAAACTCCCAGACGGCACTAAGTATGATGGAAGCCAAATAGAACCTATGTGGGCATTTAGAAAGTTCAAAGTAAAGGATTCAAGTATTGTGAGCTGGACAGGTCCTGTGGAAATTGAGCCAGACAACCTCATTGACTATGAAGATGTGGGTCTGGAAATAAAGGGTGGACTGATGCTCAACTTCATAATAGAACATTTTGACTGCCAACCGGCGGATATGAGGCTCTGCTACCACAGACAACGCCTCTTCGTCACGATCGTGAGGGACATCCTTGGTGAGATAGGAATAAAAACCCGTCGTGAAGGTGATGATATTTACGTGGGGGATGGAAAACTCAGCATATCAATAGCAACGGGATCCCTAAGTAGTATGAAGATACACTTCGCCCTGAACATTACAACCAGCGGAACACCTGAAGCAGTTGAAACTGCAGGGCTGCTTGAGTGCGATGCAGGTTTAAAGAGGGAGGATGTTCAAGATATTGCAGATGAAATCTGCAGAATTTATATGGATGAAATTTCTTCAATAGAATCAGATATAACCAAAACAAGGGTTTTTTAG
- a CDS encoding CBS domain-containing protein has protein sequence MEMDTKFTVHDAMTSHVVTADPKTTVADAAILMTRYKIGSIIVKSNTEPEGLITESDIIAKVVSKDIKASEITIGDVMTKNLIVIDPGSELNQAARLMAKNHIRRLPVVNKGVLVGILTSTDVVMVSPELTEILVESAKMESSVGYGEMEKSVPGVCEVCGNYIEYLDEIDGKFVCEECKEELEGE, from the coding sequence ATGGAGATGGACACCAAGTTCACAGTACATGACGCAATGACATCACACGTAGTTACAGCAGATCCCAAGACCACTGTTGCTGATGCAGCTATTTTGATGACAAGATACAAGATAGGTAGTATCATAGTCAAGAGCAACACAGAACCTGAAGGCTTAATTACAGAAAGTGATATTATTGCGAAGGTTGTTTCAAAGGATATTAAGGCCAGTGAAATAACCATTGGCGACGTAATGACCAAAAACCTCATAGTGATCGATCCTGGAAGTGAATTGAATCAAGCAGCAAGGCTCATGGCAAAGAATCATATAAGAAGACTTCCAGTTGTGAACAAGGGAGTTCTTGTAGGTATCCTGACATCAACGGATGTTGTAATGGTTTCACCTGAACTCACTGAGATACTCGTTGAAAGCGCCAAGATGGAAAGTTCAGTTGGATACGGAGAAATGGAAAAGTCAGTACCTGGAGTATGTGAGGTATGTGGAAACTACATTGAATACCTCGATGAAATTGATGGAAAATTTGTTTGTGAGGAGTGTAAAGAAGAGTTAGAAGGTGAGTAA